In Montipora foliosa isolate CH-2021 chromosome 13, ASM3666993v2, whole genome shotgun sequence, one DNA window encodes the following:
- the LOC137981739 gene encoding uncharacterized protein yields MVLLQPLPNVALAETYESPDGLRKSVVRFEKKSSLKTSFKSFEFTDVLLRHSSDSLRLVIFYRPQTMADKSSSTANFFEEFPTLLEALVTAPGSLLMVGDFNFHVEDATDGSEQRSGHTLGLIITRADESMAQGFNVYDPVITVHFLVSCSPVIPKKAFERKHVSNEDIGDARQKRRELERRWQKTRCILPHHIAESKLFHYDNGEALANSFADIFTDKILKIRDKLQVKRGNVHHTPDNLLYYGLKLDYFDLVSCDDLSSLICKSSVKACALDPIPALVLRNCLDFLLSFITKFVNCSLQNSIVTADMKRAIVRPSFKKPSLHHELYSNYRPISTLMFLSKCGEKVVAVQLSSHLQENKLQEIFQSAYKVGHSTESAHLRVHNEILRALDEDHVVMLLLLDLSEALDTVNHRMLLSRLSQCAPHWKSIFSEVIP; encoded by the exons ATGGTTCTTCTGCAGCCACTTCCTAATGTAGCACTCGCTGAGACTTACGAAAGTCCAGATGGCTTACGCAAGAGTGTGGTTCGGTTTGAGAAGAAATCCTCCCTCAAGACCAGCTTCAAGTCTTTTGAGTTCACTGACGTTCTGTTGAGACACTCATCGGATTCTCTGCGTCTTGTTATTTTCTACAGGCCGCAGACAATGGCGGACAAATCCTCCTCCACCGCTAATTTCTTCGAAGAATTTCCAACACTTCTAGAGGCTTTAGTGACAGCACCTGGTTCCCTGTTGATGGTTGGCGATTTCAACTTCCATGTCGAGGACGCTACCGATGGATCTGAACAGCG GAGTGGGCACACCCTCGGCTTAATCATTACGAGAGCTGATGAATCAATGGCTCAAGGCTTCAATGTTTATGACCCTGTCATCACCGTCCATTTTCTTGTCAGCTGTTCACCTGTTATCCCTAAGAAGGCATTCGAGCGTAAACATGTCAGCAACGAAGATATAGGAGATGCGAGGCAAAAGAGAAGGGAACTGGAACGGCGCTGGCAGAAAACGAGGTGCATC CTGCCTCATCACATTGCGGAATCCAAGTTATTTCATTATGACAATGGTGAAGCTCTGGCAAATAGCTTTGCTGACATTTTTACCGATAAGATCCTCAAAATACGCGATAAATTGCAAGTCAAGAGGGGCAATGTCCACCACACCCCTGATAATCTGTTGTACTACGGTCTTAAACTTGATTACTTCGATCTGGTATCTTGTGATGATCTCTCTAGTTTGATCTGCAAGTCCAGCGTGAAGGCTTGCGCGCTGGATCCGATACCTGCATTGGTCCTTAGGAACTGTTTGGATTTTCTTCTTTCCTTCATCACAAAATTTGTGAACTGTTCACTACAAAACAGTATTGTGACTGCTGACATGAAACGAGCCATTGTTAGACCCTCCTTCAAGAAACCTTCTCTCCACCACGAACTTTACTCCAATTACAGACCTATTTCTACTCTGATGTTCCTCTCCAAGTGTGGTGAAAAGGTCGTGGCTGTTCAACTGTCGTCCCATCTACAGGAAAACAAGCTCCAGGAGATCTTCCAGTCTGCATATAAAGTGGGACACAGTACAGAGTCTGCGCATTTGAGGGTGCACAATGAAATTTTACGTGCTCTTGATGAAGATCACGTTGTGATGCTGCTGCTGTTGGACCTGTCAGAAGCTCTCGATACCGTCAACCACCGCATGCTGTTATCCCGCCTTTCTCAGTGCGCGCCTCACTGGAAGAGCATTTTTAGTGAAGTAATACCGTGA
- the LOC137981738 gene encoding lysophosphatidic acid receptor 3-like encodes MTNFQMSNDSDPPNRTFNFEFFPSSVCITLLTVLGIEANAIVTLNALAIIVFLKEQRFHKSSIYLTISLAVADMFNVSNLIFSIFSLGNYCNIWTINYLSNPIEITGALFVYFPSVSLTNLTAISLERVHATFRPFMHRLIKKKMLGAAVVAVWLIAAVFTFIISLRIQFDVIWFNVEPEAGGYLTFLFCCPFVILVSYTSIAIKFYCGTRPQHHGAISRERKLTKTLFIVTVVSLILLLPAMIVNSLVHVSPRLWESFETKSHKTRWLALYSVNLIYCANSFINPLLYAYKMPEFKRALLLLLRCRLRSEPVHVLSLNNL; translated from the coding sequence aTGAGCAATGACTCTGATCCACCGAACAGAACGTTCAATTTTGAGTTTTTTCCTTCATCCGTGTGCATTACCTTGCTGACGGTACTTGGCATTGAGGCTAATGCTATAGTGACACTGAATGCCCTTGCAATCATTGTTTTCCTGAAAGAACAAAGATTTCACAAGAGTAGCATTTACCTGACGATCAGCCTGGCAGTTGCAGACATGTTTAATGTATCCAATTTGATCTTCTCTATTTTTTCTCTGGGAAACTACTGTAACATTTGGACGATTAACTACCTGTCTAATCCAATTGAGATTACAGGAGCTCTATTCGTATACTTTCCATCAGTCTCACTAACAAACCTTACTGCTATTTCTTTGGAACGAGTGCACGCAACTTTTCGTCCATTCATGCATCGcctcatcaaaaagaagatGCTTGGAGCAGCTGTTGTGGCTGTTTGGCTTATTGCTGCCGTGTTTACATTCATCATTTCGTTACGGATTCAGTTCGATGTCATTTGGTTTAACGTGGAGCCGGAGGCAGGTGGATACTTAACATTCCTATTCTGTTGCCCTTTTGTTATCCttgtttcttacacgtccatcgcTATTAAATTTTACTGTGGAACTCGtcctcagcatcatggtgcaatcagtagagaaagaaaactgaccaagacactGTTCATTGTAACAGTTGTATCGTTGATACTATTGCTTCCAGCTATGATTGTCAACTCACTGGTTCATGTTTCTCCACGGCTATGGGAGAGTTTTGAAACCAAATCTCATAAAACAAGGTGGCTTGCACTGTATTCTGTAAACTTAATATATTGTGCAAACTCTTTCATAAATCCATTGCTATATGCATATaaaatgccagagttcaaaagagctctgcttttattattgcgttgtagaCTTCGCTCCGAGCCAGTTCATGTTTTATCTCTTAATAACCTGTAA